The following are encoded together in the Primulina tabacum isolate GXHZ01 chromosome 18, ASM2559414v2, whole genome shotgun sequence genome:
- the LOC142532937 gene encoding cation/H(+) antiporter 18-like: protein MASNSTVKCPPPMKATSNGIFQGDNPLHFALPLVIVQICLVVVLTRVLAYILRPLRQPRVIAEIIGGILLGPSAFGRNHKYLNTIFPPRSLTVLDTLANLGLLFFLFLVGLELDPKALRRTGKKALSIAVAGICLPFVLGIGTSFVLRDTISKGTSEGPFLVFMGVALSITAFPVLARILAELKLLTTDVGRMAMSAAAINDMAAWILLALAIALSGTDRSPVVSIWVFLCGSGFVMLCIFVAPRIFKWMAQRCAEGEPVDEIYVCATLAAVLAAGFVTDTIGIHALFGAFVLGVLVPKEAPFSVSLVEKLEDLVSGLFLPLYFVSSGLKTNVATIQGAQSWGLLVLIILTACFGKIVGTVCVSLCCKVPFREALTLGFLMNTKGLVELIVLNIGKDRGVLNDQTFAIMVLMALFTTFITTPLVITIYKPANITKSEYKHRTIQRKESSTQLRMLACFHSTRSIPTLINLMEISRGTRKRGGLHVYAMHLMELSERSSAILMAHKARNNGMPFWRKGHDSSDKNQIVVAFEAFQHLSQVSVRPTTAISAMSSMHVDICKSALRKRLAIIILPFHKHPRVDGHLETTRGDLRYVNKRVLHNAPCSVAILVDRGLGGLSHVSASNVSFVITVLFFGGQDDRESLSYGALMAEHPGITLSVVRFIVDPNVIGDSIQLDVNSDHHGEETKPDEEFLKELKERVSSNDSIKFEDNVVRDATEVVSSIRTYSRCNLFLVGRMSEGQLVEALDKKGECPELGPVGNLLISADFSTTASVLVVQQYRSKLTGESLNSLQAEDMGEYTG, encoded by the exons ATGGCTTCTAATTCAACAGTCAAATGTCCACCACCGATGAAGGCCACCTCTAATGGGATCTTCCAAGGGGACAATCCTTTGCATTTTGCACTTCCGCTTGTGATTGTGCAGATATGCCTTGTGGTTGTGCTGACACGAGTACTTGCATATATTCTAAGGCCGCTAAGACAGCCACGCGTCATTGCTGAGATCATA GGAGGGATTTTGCTAGGGCCATCAGCTTTCGGCCGCAACCATAAGTATCTTAATACTATTTTTCCACCTCGAAGCCTTACAGTTTTGGACACCCTGGCCAACCTTGGTCTCCTATTCTTTTTGTTCTTGGTAGGCCTTGAACTTGACCCAAAGGCTCTTCGGCGAACTGGGAAAAAAGCGTTAAGCATCGCTGTGGCAGGAATTTGTCTTCCATTTGTTTTAGGAATCGGGACCTCATTTGTACTCAGAGACACCATATCAAAAGGCACAAGCGAAGGTCCATTTCTCGTGTTCATGGGAGTGGCCCTCTCGATCACCGCCTTTCCTGTGTTGGCTCGTATTCTGGCTGAGCTCAAGCTTTTAACCACTGATGTTGGTAGAATGGCCATGTCTGCCGCTGCCATCAATGATATGGCGGCATGGATTCTACTTGCTCTAGCTATCGCTCTATCTGGCACAGACCGTTCTCCTGTTGTTTCAATATGGGTGTTCTTGTGTGGTTCTGGTTTCGTGATGCTGTGCATATTTGTGGCCCCTCGTATTTTTAAATGGATGGCACAGCGTTGCGCTGAAGGCGAGCCAGTGGACGAGATATATGTCTGTGCTACATTGGCTGCCGTTTTGGCTGCTGGATTTGTCACAGATACCATTGGAATACACGCTCTTTTCGGTGCTTTTGTGCTCGGAGTTCTCGTTCCAAAAGAGGCTCCTTTTTCTGTGTCCCTTGTGGAAAAACTCGAGGACCTAGTTTCCGGTCTTTTTCTTCCTCTGTACTTTGTGTCGAGTGGGCTCAAGACAAACGTAGCCACCATTCAAGGAGCTCAGTCTTGGGGCCTTCTTGTTTTGATCATATTAACAGCTTGTTTTGGGAAGATTGTGGGCACGGTCTGTGTTTCGCTCTGCTGCAAAGTTCCGTTTAGAGAGGCACTAACCCttggtttcctgatgaacaCTAAAGGTTTAGTCGAGCTTATTGTTCTTAACATCGGTAAAGACAGAGGG GTATTGAACGATCAAACATTTGCCATCATGGTTTTAATGGCCCTATTCACGACGTTTATAACAACTCCTCTTGTTATAACCATTTACAAGCCAGCTAATATAACTAAATCAGAGTACAAGCACAGAACAATTCAGAGGAAGGAATCAAGCACTCAACTGCGAATGTTGGCCTGTTTTCACAGTACAAGAAGCATTCCCACATTGATCAATCTCATGGAAATTTCACGGGGTACACGAAAAAGAGGGGGCCTTCATGTTTACGCGATGCACCTAATGGAGCTTTCTGAAAGATCATCTGCCATCTTAATGGCCCATAAGGCACGAAATAATGGAATGCCCTTTTGGAGAAAGGGTCACGATTCTTCTGATAAGAATCAAATTGTCGTTGCCTTTGAGGCATTCCAGCATCTTAGCCAAGTCTCTGTGCGACCAACAACTGCAATCTCTGCAATGTCCAGCATGCATGTTGACATATGCAAGAGCGCTCTAAGGAAAAGGCTGGCAATAATCATCCTTCCGTTCCATAAGCACCCGAGGGTAGATGGACATTTGGAGACGACACGTGGTGATTTAAGATACGTAAACAAGAGGGTTCTTCACAATGCCCCTTGTTCCGTTGCCATTCTAGTTGATCGTGGGCTCGGTGGCTTATCCCACGTATCGGCAAGCAACGTTTCTTTTGTCATCACGGTCTTGTTCTTTGGCGGACAAGATGATCGTGAATCTCTTTCATACGGTGCACTAATGGCCGAGCACCCTGGGATTACTCTAAGTGTTGTTCGGTTCATCGTAGACCCCAATGTAATAGGAGACAGCATCCAACTTGACGTGAACAGTGATCATCATGGTGAAGAAACTAAACCGGATGAAGAATTTCTTAAAGAATTGAAGGAAAGAGTATCAAGCAAtgattcaatcaaatttgaagatAATGTGGTAAGGGACGCCACAGAAGTGGTTAGTTCGATTCGAACATACAGCCGTTGTAATCTGTTTCTTGTTGGAAGAATGTCCGAGGGTCAACTGGTGGAAGCTCTGGACAAAAAAGGGGAATGCCCAGAACTCGGCCCGGTTGGAAATTTGTTGATTTCTGCAGATTTTTCGACCACGGCATCTGTTCTTGTTGTTCAGCAGTATCGTAGCAAGTTAACTGGAGAATCGTTGAATTCACTCCAGGCAGAAGATATGGGGGAATATACTGGCTAA
- the LOC142533468 gene encoding putative membrane-associated kinase regulator 2 — MEALSLLKYWRSGGDGGGGGCPTRVVEQDSSPIPTIVTATMSPCSSDGEDGPYFDLEFTLPEDETDAEEDETTPKCSGNDYTITENGDGTEDGSRAEEESEHENTVESSSILLNVSEETSYSFPVSLLKSATKIRVLLFKFKRSKSGKSENNETFGRENAESVIIQENHCTKTSGKFFTVKFKAEEVKAPLISLFTRDHNPKEKQGKGIKNNEENLDFSRVSDDKKLIQKYLKMVKPLYIRVSKRYVEKLKFSVQPSFSGSKGDSAASSPPCVAAMVEEEPGAAEAVDATRLAQVNGMQTAGPKVMQKQLGKIRSASAASPPVKMAASDRRDDSLLQVQDGIQDAILHCKRSFQRL; from the coding sequence ATGGAAGCTCTCTCTTTACTAAAATACTGGCGCAGCGGCGGTGACGGTGGCGGAGGAGGATGCCCAACACGTGTCGTGGAACAAGACTCCTCACCTATCCCTACCATCGTCACTGCCACCATGAGTCCTTGCTCCTCCGATGGAGAAGATGGACCATACTTCGACCTCGAGTTCACACTCCCTGAAGATGAAACCGACGCCGAAGAAGATGAGACAACGCCAAAATGCAGCGGAAATGATTATACAATAACAGAAAATGGAGATGGAACTGAGGATGGGTCCCGCGCGGAAGAAGAATCGGAGCATGAAAATACGGTCGAATCTTCAAGCATTTTGCTGAATGTTTCCGAAGAAACCTCGTACAGCTTTCCAGTTTCTTTACTGAAGTCAGCGACCAAAATCCGTGTTCTTTTGTTCAAGTTCAAGAGATCGAAATCTGGAAAGTCGGAGAATAATGAGACTTTTGGGCGAGAAAATGCGGAATCCGTGATAATTCAAgaaaatcattgtactaaaacGAGTGGTAAGTTTTTTACTGTGAAATTTAAGGCGGAGGAGGTGAAAGCCCCGCTTATCTCTCTGTTTACCAGAGATCATAATCCTAAGGAGAAACAGGGAAAAGGGATAAAGAATAATGAGGAGAATTTGGATTTTAGTAGAGTTTCAGACgacaaaaagttgatccaaaagtATTTGAAAATGGTGAAACCTTTATACATCCGTGTTTCAAAACGCTACGTCGAGAAACTGAAGTTTTCCGTGCAGCCGAGCTTCTCGGGTTCAAAGGGTGATAGCGCAGCTTCTTCTCCGCCATGTGTGGCGGCGATGGTGGAAGAAGAACCGGGAGCGGCTGAGGCCGTTGACGCGACTCGTTTAGCTCAAGTGAATGGAATGCAAACTGCAGGGCCGAAAGTAATGCAGAAGCAGTTGGGCAAAATCCGTTCAGCGTCAGCAGCGTCTCCGCCGGTGAAGATGGCGGCGTCGGACCGCCGCGATGACTCGCTTTTGCAGGTGCAGGACGGGATTCAAGACGCCATTCTACATTGTAAGAGATCCTTTCAACGCCTGTAG